One Setaria viridis chromosome 3, Setaria_viridis_v4.0, whole genome shotgun sequence DNA window includes the following coding sequences:
- the LOC117847051 gene encoding FT-interacting protein 3, with protein MATYKLGVEVVSAHDLMPKDGQGSANACVEVTFDGQRFRTAVKEKDLNPVWNERFYFNISDPSNLPELALEAYVYNVNKTIESSRSFLGKVRIAGTSFVPFPDAVVMHYPLEKRGMFSRVKGELGLKVYITNDPAIKASNPLPAMDPVSSNPPPAPSPAEQIAADITGTNLHRSQEHRSEAKTLHTIAKEAHHHHNHGHLPASFGEQPSKYSVDQMKPEHQQPRIVRMYSAASQQPMDYALKETSPFLGGGQVVGGRVIRGEKHASTYDLVERMQYLFVRVVRARDLPDMDVTGSLDPFVEVRVGNYRGITKHFEKQKNPEWNAVFAFSRDCMQASVLEVVVKDKDLLKDDFVGLVRFDLNDVPIRVPPDSPLAPEWYRLVGKSGDKSMGELMLAVWIGTQADEAFPDAWHSDAATLEDPSAVTHMKSKVYHAPRLWYLRVNIVEAQDVAIFDKTRYPDVFVRVQVGHQMGRTKPVQARNFNPFWNEDLMFVAAEPFEDNLILTLEDRAAPNKDEMLGRVIIPLTMIDRRADDRIIHGKWFNLEKPVLVDVDQLKKEKFSTRLHLRLCLDGGYHVLDECTNYSSDLRPTAKQLWKPSIGLLELGILGAQGIVPMKTRDGKGSSDTYCVAKYGSKWVRTRTIMNNPNPRFNEQYTWEVYDPATVLTVGVFDNGQLGERSGEKTSSGKDGKIGKVRIRLSTLETGRVYTHSYPLLVLHSSGVKKMGELHLAIRFSSTSLVNMLYLYSRPLLPKMHYVRPIPVLQVDMLRHQAVQIVAARLSRMEPPLRKEVVEYMTDFDSHLWSMRKSKANFFRLMTVFSGLFAVSKWFTGVCAWKNPITTVLVHILYIMLVCFPELILPTVFLYMFLIGIWNFRYRPRYPPHMNTKISHAEAVHPDELDEEFDTFPTSRNPEIVRMRYDRLRSVAGRIQTVVGDIATQGERVQALLSWRDPRATGVFVLFCLIAAVVLYVTPVQVLAALAGFYVMRHPRFRHRLPSVPVNFFRRLPARTDSML; from the coding sequence ATGGCTACATATAAGCTGGGTGTGGAGGTTGTAAGTGCTCATGACCTCATGCCTAAGGATGGGCAAGGTTCTGCGAATGCTTGTGTCGAGGTGACCTTTGATGGGCAGCGGTTCCGCACTGCTGTCAAGGAGAAGGACCTGAACCCAGTGTGGAATGAGCGCTTCTACTTCAATATATCAGATCCTTCTAATCTTCCTGAGCTCGCCCTTGAAGCATATGTCTACAATGTCAACAAAACCATTGAAAGTTCCAGGTCCTTCCTTGGGAAGGTAAGGATTGCTGGAACCTCATTTGTGCCCTTTCCTGACGCGGTGGTCATGCATTATCCATTAGAGAAGCGTGGGATGTTCTCGCGTGTCAAAGGAGAACTTGGTCTGAAAGTATACATCACCAATGACCCTGCCATCAAAGCTTCAAATCCTCTTCCTGCAATGGATCCTGTTTCGAGTAatcctcctccagctccaagTCCAGCAGAGCAAATTGCAGCTGATATAACTGGTACTAACCTGCACAGATCTCAGGAGCATAGGTCTGAGGCCAAAACCTTACACACCATTGCTAAGGAGGCACACCATCATCATAACCATGGCCATCTTCCAGCTAGTTTTGGTGAGCAGCCTTCCAAGTACTCTGTAGACCAGATGAAGCCTGAACATCAGCAACCCAGGATTGTGAGAATGTATTCAGCGGCCTCCCAGCAGCCCATGGACTACGCACTCAAAGAGACCAGTCCATTTCTTGGTGGTGGGCAGGTTGTTGGTGGCCGGGTTATACGTGGTGAAAAGCATGCTAGCACTTATGACCTGGTGGAGCGAATGCAGTATCTGTTTGTTCGCGTGGTCAGGGCTCGGGACTTGCCTGACATGGATGTCACTGGAAGTCTGGATCCTTTTGTTGAGGTGAGAGTTGGCAACTATAGGGGGATAActaagcactttgagaagcagAAGAATCCAGAGTGGAATGCGGTCTTTGCTTTTTCCAGGGATTGTATGCAGGCATCTGTCCTTGAGGTTGTGGTCAAAGACAAAGATTTGCTTAAAGATGACTTTGTTGGCTTAGTGCGATTTGATTTGAATGATGTTCCAATACGTGTGCCTCCTGACAGCCCACTGGCTCCAGAATGGTACCGGCTTGTTGGTAAGAGCGGGGATAAGTCCATGGGCGAGCTCATGCTTGCAGTTTGGATTGGCACCCAAGCTGATGAAGCATTTCCTGATGCCTGGCATTCAGATGCTGCAACACTTGAAGATCCATCTGCTGTAACACACATGAAGTCTAAAGTTTATCATGCTCCCAGATTGTGGTACCTGCGAGTTAATATAGTCGAGGCCCAAGATGTTGCTATATTTGATAAGACTCGCTATCCAGATGTATTTGTCAGAGTACAAGTGGGGCATCAAATGGGGAGGACGAAACCTGTGCAGGCTAGAAATTTCAACCCTTTTTGGAATGAGGACCTTATGTTTGTGGCTGCTGAACCATTTGAGGATAACCTTATTCTGACTCTTGAGGATCGTGCAGCTCCTAATAAAGATGAAATGCTTGGCCGTGTCATTATACCATTGACAATGATTGATAGACGTGCCGATGACCGTATTATCCATGGAAAGTGGTTCAATCTTGAGAAGCCTGTACTTGTTGATGTGGACCAACTGAAGAAGGAAAAGTTCTCTACTCGGCTTCATCTCCGTCTCTGTCTTGATGGAGGTTACCATGTTCTTGATGAGTGTACAAACTACAGCAGTGACTTAAGACCAACAGCCAAGCAACTCTGGAAGCCATCCATTGGCTTGCTTGAACTTGGCATCCTTGGTGCTCAAGGGATTGTTCCTATGAAAACAAGAGATGGAAAAGGTTCATCAGACACCTATTGTGTTGCTAAGTACGGGTCAAAGTGGGTAAGGACACGTACCATCATGAACAATCCGAACCCCAGATTCAATGAACAGTACACCTGGGAAGTCTATGATCCTGCAACTGTCCTGACTGTTGGTGTTTTTGACAATGGCCAACTTGGAGAGAGGAGTGGGGAGAAGACATCCAGTGGCAAAGATGGGAAGATAGGCAAGGTCCGGATACGCCTTTCCACACTTGAAACTGGTCGTGTGTACACCCATTCATATCCTCTCCTGGTTCTCCACTCATCAGGGGTGAAAAAGATGGGTGAACTGCACCTAGCGATTCGATTTTCCTCAACATCACTGGTAAACATGTTGTACCTGTACTCTCGTCCTTTGCTTCCAAAGATGCACTATGTGCGCCCAATACCTGTACTTCAGGTTGATATGCTGCGCCATCAAGCTGTCCAGATTGTGGCTGCCCGACTTAGCCGGATGGAGCCACCTTTGAGAAAGGAAGTTGTTGAATACATGACAGACTTTGATTCTCACTTGTGGAGCATGAGGAAAAGTAAAGCAAACTTCTTCAGACTCATGACAGTTTTCTCAGGCTTGTTTGCTGTTAGCAAGTGGTTCACTGGTGTCTGTGCATGGAAGAATCCCATTACCACTGTGCTAGTTCACATTCTCTATATAATGCTGGTGTGCTTTCCAGAGCTCATTCTTCCAACAGTGTTCTTGTACATGTTTCTTATAGGGATTTGGAACTTCCGCTACCGACCTCGCTATCCTCCACACATGAATACCAAGATCTCCCATGCAGAGGCTGTTCACCCTGATGAACTTGATGAGGAGTTTGACACATTCCCTACCAGCCGCAACCCTGAGATTGTAAGGATGAGGTATGACAGATTGAGGAGTGTTGCTGGAAGGATTCAAACAGTGGTTGGTGATATAGCAACACAAGGGGAGAGGGTTCAAGCATTGCTTAGCTGGAGGGACCCTCGGGCCACAGGAGTCTTTGTCCTGTTTTGTTTGATAGCAGCAGTAGTCTTGTATGTTACACCGGTTCAAGTTCTTGCTGCACTAGCAGGGTTCTATGTCATGAGGCACCCAAGGTTCAGACATAGGTTACCATCAGTACCAGTGAACTTCTTCAGGCGGTTGCCAGCAAGGACCGACAGTATGCTATAA
- the LOC117847054 gene encoding probable phospholipid hydroperoxide glutathione peroxidase has product MGAAESSSKLASSVHDFIVKDARGNDVELSRYKGKVLLIVNVASRCGLTNSNYTELGSLHKKYGDKGLEILAFPCNQFGGQEPGTNEQIAEFACTRFKAEYPIFGKVDVNGSNAAPLYKFLKSEKGGLFGERIKWNFTKFLADKDGHVVARYAPTSSPLSIENDIQKLLEA; this is encoded by the exons ATGGGTGCGGCAGAGTCTTCTTCCAAGCTCGCTAGCTCTGTCCATGACTTCATCGTCAAG GACGCAAGGGGAAATGATGTGGAGCTTAGCAGATACAAGGGGAAGGTTTTGCTTATCGTGAATGTGGCTTCCCGATG TGGTCTGACGAATTCTAACTACACCGAGTTGGGATCACTCCATAAGAAATATGGGGACAAAG GATTGGAGATACTGGCGTTCCCATGCAATCAGTTTGGTGGACAAGAGCCAGGTACCAATGAGCAGATTGCTGAGTTTGCCTGTACCCGTTTCAAAGCAGAGTATCCTATTTTTGGCAAG GTTGATGTGAATGGCAGCAATGCTGCCCCGCTGTACAAGTTCCTGAAGTCAGAGAAAGGCGGTCTGTTTGGGGAGCGCATCAAATGgaacttcaccaagtttttagCTGATAAAGATGGGCATGTGGTGGCCAGATATGCGCCAACCAGCTCCCCGTTGAGCATTGAG AATGACATCCAGAAGCTTTTGGAGGCCTAG
- the LOC117847053 gene encoding AT-hook motif nuclear-localized protein 10, with translation MDGKELISPSDLQSFYQQQQQQQQHRAALGSGGGAHSPSSLAGMHSVIRPMPNMPNMNMSATAILNSIGGGSLAGMQFQMDTAPPPLLHNNAMGSVSGSASGTVPPAPPPAEPVKRKRGRPRKYGPDGTMKAAASAAQQQHLVSAPPRMGSSMSGAEMLGGQGMEDPAQKKRRGRPPGTGKKQQTSPSLGNAFAGSAGTSFTPHIITASPSEDVAAKIIAFANQSSRAVCVLSAMGSVSRVDLRHPGDTSPMSRVHTSQPYRNPAIYEGFYEILSLTGSYNLAEGSQGQQSGGLSVTLCSPERNVIGGVLGGALVAASTVQVVLGSFHQGGSRSKSKKAAKQAAFSPDSLTGGQEASPSSGHNQQNLTPPSVTGGWPTSGIFDTRSSSIDINSSRG, from the exons ATGGATGGCAAGGAACTCATCTCACCGTCCGACCTCCAGTCATtctaccagcagcagcagcagcagcagcagcacagggCTGcgctcggcagcggcggcggcgcccataGCCCGTCCTCGCTGGCCGGGATGCACTCCGTCATCCGCCCCATGCCCAACATGCCCAACATGAACATGAGCGCCACCGCCATCCTCAACTCCATCGGCGGGGGCTCCCTCGCCGGCATGCAGTTCCAGATGgacaccgcgccgccgccattgctgcacAACAACGCCATGGGCTCCGTCTCCGGCTCCGCCTCAGGCACcgtgccgcccgccccgccaccCGCCGAGCCCGTCAAGCGCAAGAGAGGGAGGCCGCGCAAGTACGGGCCCGATGGCACCATGaaggccgccgcctcggccgcgcagcagcagcacctgGTCAGCGCGCCGCCGAGGATGGGCTCGTCCATGTCAGGAGCCGAGATGCTCGGCGGCCAGGGGATGGAGGACCCGGCGCAGAAGAAGCGCCGTGGCCGGCCGCCGGGCACGGGGAAGAAGCAGCAGACGTCGCCCTCTCTAG GCAATGCGTTCGCTGGTTCAGCTGGAACGAGCTTCACGCCGCACATCATCACGGCATCTCCTTCAGAG GATGTCGCCGCGAAGATCATTGCCTTTGCGAACCAGTCATCACGGGCAGTGTGCGTCCTCTCAGCAATGGGTTCCGTGTCCAGGGTCGACCTCCGCCATCCCGGAGACACCTCCCCCATGTCAAGGGTTCACACGTCGCAGCCTTACAGGAACCCAGCCATCTACGAG GGGTTCTATGAGATCCTGAGCCTAACTGGCTCTTACAACCTTGCTGAGGGCTCACAGGGCCAGCAAAGCGGCGGGCTCAGTGTCACGCTCTGCAGCCCCGAAAGGAATGTGATTGGAGGTGTTTTGGGCGGAGCACTGGTAGCTGCCAGTACCGTGCAG GTGGTGCTGGGGAGCTTTCACCAGGGAGGGTCGAGATCAAAGTCGAAGAAAGCAGCGAAGCAGGCAGCCTTCAGCCCCGACTCGCTCACCGGCGGGCAAGAAGCGTCGCCCAGCTCCGGGCACAACCAACAAAATCTAACGCCACCCTCCGTAACAGGAGGCTGGCCGACCTCCGGGATATTTGACACCAGAAGTTCCAGCATTGATATCAACTCATCTAGAGGCTAG